Proteins encoded within one genomic window of Theobroma cacao cultivar B97-61/B2 chromosome 7, Criollo_cocoa_genome_V2, whole genome shotgun sequence:
- the LOC18593723 gene encoding indole-3-acetic acid-amido synthetase GH3.6, with product MPEAPKNTQKPTDYSLELKNKKTLQFIEDVTSNADGVQKKVLEEILSRNAHVEYLQRHGLNGHTDRETFKKVMPVITYEDIQLHIDRIANGDTSPILCSKPISEFLTSSGTSGGERKLMPTIEEELGRRSLLYSLLMPVMSQFVPGLDKGKGMYFLFIKSEAKTPSGLVARPVLTSYYKSSHFKDRPYDPYTNYTSPNETILCPDSYQSMYSQMLCGLCQHKEVLRVGAVFASGFIRAIRFLEKHWPLLCKDIRAGTVDAQITDQPVREAVMKILKPDPKLADFIEAECSKDSWQGIITRLWPNTKYVDVIVTGTMSQYIPTLDYYSNGLPLVCTMYASSECYFGVNLKPLCKPSEVSYTLIPTMAYFEFLPVHRNNGVTNSISVPKSLNEKEQQQLVDLVDVKLGQEYELVVTTYAGLYRYRVGDVLRVAGFKNKAPQFNFICRKNVVLSIDSDKTDEVELQHAVKNAVNHLLPFDATLAEYTSYADTTTIPGHYVLYWELSLNGTTPIPPSVFEDCCLTIEESLNSVYRQGRVCDKSIGPLEIKIVEPGTFDKLMDYAISLGASINQYKTPRCVKFAPIVELLNSRAVSSYFSPKCPKWLPGRKQWNMN from the exons ATGCCAGAAGCGCCAAAGAACACACAGAAGCCAACAGATTACAGCCTGGAACTGAAGAACAAGAAGACCCTTCAGTTCATTGAGGATGTAACTTCAAACGCTGATGGAGTTCAGAAGAAAGTCCTGGAAGAGATCCTTTCACGCAATGCTCATGTCGAGTACTTGCAAAGACATGGCCTCAACGGTCACACTGATCGAGAGACTTTCAAGAAAGTCATGCCTGTCATCACCTATGAGGATATCCAGCTTCATATTGACCGTATTGCCAATGGTGATACCTCCCCAATCCTTTGTTCTAAGCCCATTTCAGAGTTCTTGACAAG CTCTGGGACATcaggtggagagagaaagttgatGCCAACAATTGAAGAGGAGTTAGGGAGGAGGTCACTGCTCTATAGCCTATTGATGCCTGTTATGAGCCAATTTGTTCCTGGTCTAGACAAAGGCAAAGGAATGtactttttgtttataaaatccGAGGCTAAAACCCCTAGTGGCCTTGTGGCACGCCCAGTTCTCACTAGCTATTACAAAAGCAGCCATTTCAAAGATAGGCCTTATGACCCTTACACAAACTACACTAGCCCAAATGAAACCATTCTTTGTCCCGATTCTTACCAAAGCATGTACTCTCAAATGCTCTGTGGACTTTGCCAACACAAAGAAGTTCTCAGGGTGGGAGCTGTTTTTGCCTCTGGCTTCATCAGGGCCATCAGGTTTCTTGAAAAACATTGGCCTCTCCTTTGCAAGGATATAAGAGCCGGAACCGTTGATGCCCAAATCACAGACCAACCTGTCAGAGAGGCTGTCATGAAAATCCTGAAACCTGACCCTAAACTTGCTGATTTCATTGAGGCTGAGTGTAGCAAAGATTCGTGGCAAGGGATCATAACAAGGTTATGGCCTAATACAAAGTATGTGGATGTGATTGTGACTGGGACCATGTCACAGTATATTCCCACTCTTGATTACTATAGCAATGGCCTCCCTCTCGTCTGCACTATGTATGCATCTAGTGAATGCTACTTTGGTGTCAACCTGAAGCCTCTTTGCAAGCCAAGTGAAGTTTCCTACACTCTCATTCCCACCATGGCCTATTTTGAGTTCTTGCCAGTTCACAGGAACAATGGGGTCACTAATTCTATTTCTGTGCCCAAATCTCTCAATGAGAAAGAGCAACAACAATTGGTTGATCTTGTTGATGTTAAGCTTGGCCAAGAATACGAGCTTGTTGTCACCACTTATGCAG GACTTTACCGTTATAGAGTTGGTGATGTGCTAAGGGTAGCAGGGTTCAAGAACAAGGCACCACAATTCAATTTCATATGCAGGAAAAATGTGGTTTTGAGCATTGACTCAGATAAGACCGATGAGGTTGAACTTCAACATGCTGTCAAGAATGCAGTGAACCATTTGCTGCCATTTGATGCAACATTGGCTGAGTACACTAGTTATGCAGATACCACTACAATTCCAGGCCACTATGTGCTGTACTGGGAACTTAGCCTCAATGGCACCACCCCAATTCCTCCATCAGTTTTTGAGGACTGTTGCTTGACCATTGAAGAGTCTCTCAATAGTGTTTACCGCCAGGGGCGTGTATGTGACAAATCAATTGGACCTCTAGAGATCAAGATTGTTGAGCCAGGGACATTTGACAAGCTGATGGACTATGCCATTAGCTTGGGTGCATCAATAAACCAGTACAAGACTCCAAGATGCGTGAAATTTGCTCCCATTGTTGAGCTTTTGAACTCCAGGGCTGTGTCCAGTTACTTCAGTCCTAAATGCCCCAAATGGTTGCCTGGACGCAAGCAATGGAACATGAACTGA
- the LOC18593724 gene encoding multiple organellar RNA editing factor 9, chloroplastic — MASLLNPSSLLLRPKPFLSTRLQPTPPLSLRVNSLTHHLPSTSARLPRSVKAAALDSDYSPKRSSSNEPRETIMLPGCDYNHWLIVMEFPKDPAPTREQMIETYLNTLATVLGSMEEAKKNMYAFSTTTYTGFQCTVSEETSEKFKGLPGVLWVLPDSYIDVKNKDYGGDKYINGEIIPCKYPTYQPKPRKESKYVNRRYERRKDGPPAGQFRPKQAANQSESSS; from the exons ATGGCAAGTCTCTTAAACCCTTCTTCTCTCCTTCTACGCCCCAAACCCTTCCTTTCAACTCGTCTCCAACCCACCCCACCTCTTTCTCTCCGAGTCAACTCACTGACTCATCACCTTCCTTCAACATCAGCTCGTCTTCCTCGTTCCGTCAAAGCTGCAGCACTTGACAGTGACTATTCACCCAAGAGGAGCAGCAGCAATGAGCCGAGGGAAACGATAATGTTGCCTGGATGTGATTATAATCATTGGCTTATTGTTATGGAGTTCCCTAAAGACCCTGCGCCTACAAGAGAGCAAATGATTGAGACATATCTTAACACTCTTGCTACTGTCCTTGGCAG CATGgaagaagcaaagaagaaCATGTATGCTTTTAGCACCACTACATATACAGGGTTCCAATGTACTGTATCAGAAGAAACCTCTGAAAAGTTTAAGG GATTGCCTGGAGTTCTGTGGGTGCTGCCTGATTCCTACATAGATGtcaaaaataaagattatgGAG GTGATAAATATATCAATGGCGAAATAATTCCCTGCAAATACCCTACTTATCAACCAAAGCcaagaaaagaatcaaaatatgTGAACAGAAGATATGAAAGACGAAAAGATGGTCCTCCTGCTGGACAGTTCAGACCAAAGCAAGCAGCAAATCAGTCAGAATCATCATCTTGA
- the LOC18593725 gene encoding disease resistance RPP13-like protein 4 isoform X1, protein MIERISFPFPPEKETNKKKEKRKEIRFWSLADSQAHTHTNLFQLGQQRKKMADAIIEVVAGKLIDALKEHSGRVLEFRSQFMELKTQLDLMKSFLADANKLKRKEETVKTTLSMIRELTYDAEDILTDCLLRAEYQEEVFHCNNFLHRKMIFQHRTGKKLKEINGRIEKMQKILKTYFKTIGQQSVHDDGGSIARRWTSPAFDESSIVGLAEDTQKIIGWILPTKKLLHQVGIVGMGGLGKTTITQKIYNNDMILERFEERIWVSISQTVNEEEIMKTILKQLGEDTYGLDMGQMLPKIKNALEGKDYLIVMDDVWSAHGWWERLLAGLPKRQGQSNAIIITTRKESVATEMGVEKARIHQPRTLNDEESWALFCRIAFSSEKEAKQHYELEELGKDIVKKCSGLPLAIKTVGGLLKSKTLSTDVWRRIYNNFHEELATREGESSVMASLQLSYDELPTRLKQCLLCFSIYPEDSVISAEQLVHWWVGEGFVQGKDTRTAIELAFDYLSELIGRCLVEVVKQRGFDGRVYSCKMHDLVRDLTIKIAREEAFCSFDEHGKQIPTVRSRRLGVTGEEDMKSLNRKSKLRAFLMMSSSSVDFDRTIPLFRVKSLRVLDFSQNKLDNIPIQKLLRWITSLERLVYLNLRGVAALKELPQLIGELRNLQLLVLTGCNNLQKLPSSITNLQKLNVLDIGYCPIQYLPQGLGRLSNLQELSGFTVPSAADRNGCRLGELQGLSQLKVLRVNISEESDIAEQELTVLSRLKQLKVLSINTEGCEKEEIFRKLDALSPPPHLEELYLRYYRGVTTPMWINPESLRQLQYLCIENGDLQFMHPSFEGGKTVTWKVEGLCLKFLARLQVEWDLLQNVMPRIRYVEVSHCYMLKSFPCNIEKLGVWRK, encoded by the exons ATGATAGAAAGGATTAGCTTTCCATTCCCaccagaaaaagaaacaaataaaaaaaaagaaaaaagaaaagaaataaggttCTGGTCATTGGCAGATTCACAGGCTCACACCCATACCAACCTTTTTCAGCTTG GTCAGCAACGGAAAAAGATGGCAGATGCTATCATAGAAGTTGTAGCAGGGAAGTTGATTGATGCACTGAAAGAGCATAGTGGTCGTGTGCTTGAATTTCGAAGCCAGTTCATGGAGCTGAAGACGCAGCTTGACCTGATGAAATCCTTTCTTGCTGATGCTAACAAGCTGAAAAGGAAGGAGGAAACCGTGAAGACAACTCTAAGCATGATCAGAGAATTGACTTATGATGCGGAGGATATACTGACAGATTGCTTACTTAGAGCTGAATACCAGGAAGAAGTTTTCCACTGCAACAATTTCCTCCATCGTAAGATGATCTTTCAGCATCGAACTGGGAAAAAGCTGAAAGAGATTAATGGACGGATAGAGAAGATGCAGAAGATCTTGAAAACctatttcaagacaattggacAGCAGAGTGTCCATGATGATGGTGGCAGTATCGCTAGGAGGTGGACGTCACCAGCTTTTGATGAATCCAGCATAGTTGGTTTGGCAGAAGATACACAGAAGATTATAGGGTGGATTCTTCCTACGAAAAAACTGTTACACCAAGTTGGGATTGTGGGGATGGGGGGTTTGGGGAAAACAACCATAACCCAGAAGATCTACAACAATGATATGATCCTCGAGCGATTTGAGGAGAGGATTTGGGTGTCAATATCTCAGACTGTCAATGAGGAAGAGATCATGAAGACCATTCTGAAACAACTGGGAGAGGATACTTATGGACTGGATATGGGTCAAATGCTGCCAAAGATTAAAAATGCACTTGAAGGTAAGGACTATCTGATCGTGATGGATGATGTCTGGAGTGCTCATGGCTGGTGGGAAAGATTACTTGCTGGACTACCCAAGAGGCAGGGGCAGAGCAATGCTATAATAATCACTACACGGAAAGAAAGTGTTGCCACGGAGATGGGGGTGGAGAAAGCTCGAATTCACCAACCCCGAACTCTCAATGATGAAGAAAGCTGGGCCTTATTCTGTAGAATTGCATTTTCTTCAGAAAAGGAAGCAAAACAGCACTATGAGTTGGAAGAACTAGGGAAAGATATAGTGAAGAAATGCAGTGGACTTCCGCTAGCTATTAAGACAGTAGGAGGCTTGCTGAAATCAAAAACTCTGTCAACTGATGTTTGGAGACGGATTTACAACAATTTCCATGAGGAATTGGCCACTAGAGAAGGTGAAAGCTCAGTAATGGCTTCCTTACAATTGAGTTACGATGAGCTGCCTACTCGCCTGAAGCAGTGTCTATTATGTTTCTCCATCTATCCAGAGGACTCGGTGATAAGTGCTGAGCAGTTGGTTCATTGGTGGGTTGGAGAGGGTTTCGTCCAGGGAAAAGACACCAGAACAGCAATAGAATTAGCATTTGATTACCTGTCGGAGCTCATTGGTAGATGCCTTGTTGAAGTTGTCAAgcagagaggttttgatggaAGAGTCTATAGTTGCAAGATGCATGATCTTGTCAGAGACTTGACCATTAAAATTGCTAGAGAAGAGGCCTTTTGCAGCTTTGATGAACATGGCAAGCAAATACCTACTGTACGATCCAGGCGTTTGGGTGTTACAGGTGAAGAAGATATGAAATCACTGAATAGAAAATCGAAGCTCCGGGCTTTCCTGATGATGAGCAGCTCTTCAGTTGACTTTGATAGGACCATCCCACTGTTCAGAGTAAAGTCCCTCAGGGTGTTGGATTTCTCACAGAATAAGTTAGATAACATTCCCATTCAGAAACTACTGCGCTGGATCACCTCCCTTGAACGCCTAGTATATCTAAACCTAAGAGGAGTTGCTGCCCTTAAGGAACTGCCACAGTTAATCGGAGAGCTCCGAAACCTccagcttttggttttaactGGATGCAACAATCTACAGAAACTGCCCTCGTCGATCACAAATCTGCAGAAGTTAAATGTATTGGACATAGGGTACTGTCCTATCCAATATCTCCCTCAGGGGCTAGGGAGGCTCTCAAATCTTCAAGAGCTGTCAGGATTCACAGTACCAAGTGCAGCAGACAGGAATGGCTGTCGTTTAGGTGAGCTCCAAGGCCTGTCACAGCTTAAAGTGCTGCGAGTAAACATAAGCGAAGAAAGCGACATTGCAGAACAGGAACTGACTGTCCTGTCCCGCCTCAAACAACTAAAGGTTTTATCAATCAACACCGAAGGATGCGAGAAAGAGGAGATTTTCCGGAAACTAGATGCCTTGTCTCCTCCACCACATCTTGAGGAGCTGTACCTCAGGTATTACCGTGGTGTAACCACACCAATGTGGATAAATCCTGAGTCACTCCGTCAATTGCAGTATCTTTGTATTGAAAATGGAGACCTGCAATTCATGCACCCTAGCTTCGAGGGTGGCAAGACAGTCACTTGGAAGGTTGAAGGTCTTTGTCTCAAGTTCCTGGCGAGGCTACAGGTGGAGTGGGATTTGCTGCAGAATGTGATGCCGCGAATAAGATATGTGGAAGTTAGTCATTGTTACATGTTGAAATCGTTTCCTTGCAACATTGAAAAGCTAGGAGTTTGGAGGAAATGA
- the LOC18593725 gene encoding disease resistance RPP13-like protein 4 isoform X2, which yields MADAIIEVVAGKLIDALKEHSGRVLEFRSQFMELKTQLDLMKSFLADANKLKRKEETVKTTLSMIRELTYDAEDILTDCLLRAEYQEEVFHCNNFLHRKMIFQHRTGKKLKEINGRIEKMQKILKTYFKTIGQQSVHDDGGSIARRWTSPAFDESSIVGLAEDTQKIIGWILPTKKLLHQVGIVGMGGLGKTTITQKIYNNDMILERFEERIWVSISQTVNEEEIMKTILKQLGEDTYGLDMGQMLPKIKNALEGKDYLIVMDDVWSAHGWWERLLAGLPKRQGQSNAIIITTRKESVATEMGVEKARIHQPRTLNDEESWALFCRIAFSSEKEAKQHYELEELGKDIVKKCSGLPLAIKTVGGLLKSKTLSTDVWRRIYNNFHEELATREGESSVMASLQLSYDELPTRLKQCLLCFSIYPEDSVISAEQLVHWWVGEGFVQGKDTRTAIELAFDYLSELIGRCLVEVVKQRGFDGRVYSCKMHDLVRDLTIKIAREEAFCSFDEHGKQIPTVRSRRLGVTGEEDMKSLNRKSKLRAFLMMSSSSVDFDRTIPLFRVKSLRVLDFSQNKLDNIPIQKLLRWITSLERLVYLNLRGVAALKELPQLIGELRNLQLLVLTGCNNLQKLPSSITNLQKLNVLDIGYCPIQYLPQGLGRLSNLQELSGFTVPSAADRNGCRLGELQGLSQLKVLRVNISEESDIAEQELTVLSRLKQLKVLSINTEGCEKEEIFRKLDALSPPPHLEELYLRYYRGVTTPMWINPESLRQLQYLCIENGDLQFMHPSFEGGKTVTWKVEGLCLKFLARLQVEWDLLQNVMPRIRYVEVSHCYMLKSFPCNIEKLGVWRK from the coding sequence ATGGCAGATGCTATCATAGAAGTTGTAGCAGGGAAGTTGATTGATGCACTGAAAGAGCATAGTGGTCGTGTGCTTGAATTTCGAAGCCAGTTCATGGAGCTGAAGACGCAGCTTGACCTGATGAAATCCTTTCTTGCTGATGCTAACAAGCTGAAAAGGAAGGAGGAAACCGTGAAGACAACTCTAAGCATGATCAGAGAATTGACTTATGATGCGGAGGATATACTGACAGATTGCTTACTTAGAGCTGAATACCAGGAAGAAGTTTTCCACTGCAACAATTTCCTCCATCGTAAGATGATCTTTCAGCATCGAACTGGGAAAAAGCTGAAAGAGATTAATGGACGGATAGAGAAGATGCAGAAGATCTTGAAAACctatttcaagacaattggacAGCAGAGTGTCCATGATGATGGTGGCAGTATCGCTAGGAGGTGGACGTCACCAGCTTTTGATGAATCCAGCATAGTTGGTTTGGCAGAAGATACACAGAAGATTATAGGGTGGATTCTTCCTACGAAAAAACTGTTACACCAAGTTGGGATTGTGGGGATGGGGGGTTTGGGGAAAACAACCATAACCCAGAAGATCTACAACAATGATATGATCCTCGAGCGATTTGAGGAGAGGATTTGGGTGTCAATATCTCAGACTGTCAATGAGGAAGAGATCATGAAGACCATTCTGAAACAACTGGGAGAGGATACTTATGGACTGGATATGGGTCAAATGCTGCCAAAGATTAAAAATGCACTTGAAGGTAAGGACTATCTGATCGTGATGGATGATGTCTGGAGTGCTCATGGCTGGTGGGAAAGATTACTTGCTGGACTACCCAAGAGGCAGGGGCAGAGCAATGCTATAATAATCACTACACGGAAAGAAAGTGTTGCCACGGAGATGGGGGTGGAGAAAGCTCGAATTCACCAACCCCGAACTCTCAATGATGAAGAAAGCTGGGCCTTATTCTGTAGAATTGCATTTTCTTCAGAAAAGGAAGCAAAACAGCACTATGAGTTGGAAGAACTAGGGAAAGATATAGTGAAGAAATGCAGTGGACTTCCGCTAGCTATTAAGACAGTAGGAGGCTTGCTGAAATCAAAAACTCTGTCAACTGATGTTTGGAGACGGATTTACAACAATTTCCATGAGGAATTGGCCACTAGAGAAGGTGAAAGCTCAGTAATGGCTTCCTTACAATTGAGTTACGATGAGCTGCCTACTCGCCTGAAGCAGTGTCTATTATGTTTCTCCATCTATCCAGAGGACTCGGTGATAAGTGCTGAGCAGTTGGTTCATTGGTGGGTTGGAGAGGGTTTCGTCCAGGGAAAAGACACCAGAACAGCAATAGAATTAGCATTTGATTACCTGTCGGAGCTCATTGGTAGATGCCTTGTTGAAGTTGTCAAgcagagaggttttgatggaAGAGTCTATAGTTGCAAGATGCATGATCTTGTCAGAGACTTGACCATTAAAATTGCTAGAGAAGAGGCCTTTTGCAGCTTTGATGAACATGGCAAGCAAATACCTACTGTACGATCCAGGCGTTTGGGTGTTACAGGTGAAGAAGATATGAAATCACTGAATAGAAAATCGAAGCTCCGGGCTTTCCTGATGATGAGCAGCTCTTCAGTTGACTTTGATAGGACCATCCCACTGTTCAGAGTAAAGTCCCTCAGGGTGTTGGATTTCTCACAGAATAAGTTAGATAACATTCCCATTCAGAAACTACTGCGCTGGATCACCTCCCTTGAACGCCTAGTATATCTAAACCTAAGAGGAGTTGCTGCCCTTAAGGAACTGCCACAGTTAATCGGAGAGCTCCGAAACCTccagcttttggttttaactGGATGCAACAATCTACAGAAACTGCCCTCGTCGATCACAAATCTGCAGAAGTTAAATGTATTGGACATAGGGTACTGTCCTATCCAATATCTCCCTCAGGGGCTAGGGAGGCTCTCAAATCTTCAAGAGCTGTCAGGATTCACAGTACCAAGTGCAGCAGACAGGAATGGCTGTCGTTTAGGTGAGCTCCAAGGCCTGTCACAGCTTAAAGTGCTGCGAGTAAACATAAGCGAAGAAAGCGACATTGCAGAACAGGAACTGACTGTCCTGTCCCGCCTCAAACAACTAAAGGTTTTATCAATCAACACCGAAGGATGCGAGAAAGAGGAGATTTTCCGGAAACTAGATGCCTTGTCTCCTCCACCACATCTTGAGGAGCTGTACCTCAGGTATTACCGTGGTGTAACCACACCAATGTGGATAAATCCTGAGTCACTCCGTCAATTGCAGTATCTTTGTATTGAAAATGGAGACCTGCAATTCATGCACCCTAGCTTCGAGGGTGGCAAGACAGTCACTTGGAAGGTTGAAGGTCTTTGTCTCAAGTTCCTGGCGAGGCTACAGGTGGAGTGGGATTTGCTGCAGAATGTGATGCCGCGAATAAGATATGTGGAAGTTAGTCATTGTTACATGTTGAAATCGTTTCCTTGCAACATTGAAAAGCTAGGAGTTTGGAGGAAATGA
- the LOC18593726 gene encoding uncharacterized protein LOC18593726 encodes MAFFSTNQSRVYLTRLLWFFIFFCFLTLSSSSIHDLLVSRGLPAGLLPKEVKSYTLSENGTLEVFLDGPCLTKYENRVFFDSVVRANLTYGSLIGVVGLTQEELFLWLPVKDIIVDDPKSGLILFDIGVAHKQLSLSLFEEPPDCKPQGMLKNHVRKEKGFEAVR; translated from the exons ATGGCATTCTTTAGCACCAATCAGAGCAGAGTCTATTTAACAAGGCTGCTGtggtttttcattttcttctgcTTTCTGAccctctcttcttcttcaatcCATGATCTCCTTGTTTCAAGAGGGTTACCAGCAGGGCTCCTACCAAAGGAAGTGAAATCCTACACTCTTTCAGAGAATGGAACCCTGGAAGTGTTCTTGGATGGACCATGCTTGACCAAGTATGAGAACAGGGTGTTCTTTGACAGTGTGGTGAGGGCTAACCTCACCTATGGCAGCCTCATTGGAGTCGTTGGGTTGACACAGGAAGAACTCTTCCTCTGGTTACCTGTTAAAGACATCATTGTCGATGACCCCAAATCTGGTCTTATCTTGTTTGACATTGGAGTTGCTCACAAGCAGCTCTCCTTATCCCTCTTTGAAGAACCTCCTGACTGTAAGCCTCAAG gAATGTTGAAGAATCATGTGAGGAAGGAGAAAGGGTTTGAGGCTGTGAGATAG
- the LOC18593727 gene encoding uncharacterized protein LOC18593727, with product MGGGVIRAAAKVAGLGVVNTGLRAGFQVSPSSTEHSVMRVASRPVSSAMAVSSGGVSSVADAAASVNQKVGWETFDDWEFAGGVEEEVAMVGSTASGGGEPMARVLFGGVPSHEEAKEATADLKDALDKVYLSSPNSADTAQACPLTLLSYPEETKDCVACNVKATSVPKPAIQAFKLFNESPQVQSVVTSLAADQNVWNAVLNNSAYMEFVQSQKTNDELEDHGSPRSSESSVKLEEYVDASHPKDSGNQFSNFLLKVKTTVIELVNKATDFLQSLFTLPSAENAEGNAGSTFSSFDKTIGASLMGLAVMVIMVVLVKRA from the exons ATGGGTGGAGGAGTCATCAGAGCGGCGGCGAAGGTCGCCGGGCTGGGAGTTGTCAACACCGGTTTACGTGCCGGTTTTCAGGTGTCACCGTCGTCAACCGAGCACTCCGTCATGCGAGTCGCCTCTCGTCCGGTTTCTTCTGCGATGGCTGTTTCGAGTGGCGGGGTTTCCTCCGTTGCTGACGCGGCTGCGTCGGTCAATCAGAAGGTGGGTTGGGAGACATTTGATGACTGGGAATTTGCTGGTGGTGTTGAAGAGGAGGTGGCTATGGTAGGGTCCACCGCCTCCGGCGGTGGGGAGCCGATGGCTCGGGTGTTATTTGGTGGCGTTCCGAGCCATGAGGAGGCTAAAGAAGCCACTGCTGATTTGAAAGATGCGTTGGATAA gGTTTATCTGTCATCTCCAAATTCTGCTGACACTGCTCAGGCGTGTCCCCTGACGTTGCTTTCATACCCTGAGGAGACTAAAGATTGTGTTGCTTGTAATGTCAAAGCCACTTCAGTGCCAAAACCTGCTATTCAGgcattcaaattatttaatgaGAGTCCTCAAGTTCAG TCTGTTGTTACTTCACTTGCTGCCGATCAGAATGTATGGAATGCTGTATTGAACAATTCGGCTTACATGGAATTTGTCCAGTCCCAGAAGACCA ATGATGAACTTGAAGATCATGGATCTCCTCGAAGCTCTGAATCTTCGGTGAAGTTAGAAGAATATGTTGATGCAAGTCATCCCAAAGACAGTGGaaatcaattttcaaattttctactGAAAGTCAAGACTACTGTGATTGAGTTGGTGAATAAAGCGACTGATTTCCTTCAGAGCCTCTTTACTTTGCCTTCTGCTGAAAATGCCGAAGGAAATGCTGGATCAACCTTCAGTAGTTTTGATAAGACAATTGGAGCTAGCTTGATGGGATTGGCAGTGATGGTTATTATGGTTGTGCTTGTGAAACGAGCCTAG